One segment of Clostridium ljungdahlii DSM 13528 DNA contains the following:
- a CDS encoding Rha family transcriptional regulator has translation MNNLVSKQNLTLDSREVAKMVGKDHKNLLRDINTYISQMKQANEDSSKLSTPINPTDYFIESLYVNSQNKTQPCYLLTKLGCEFVSNKLTGVKGTAFTAIYTKKFNDMEASINTGLDTSQLSPSLQMFSKIFESLANAELGQKKLQQGITEAKKEASEVKKEVQGIRDTITLSSTSWRKDTTALVNKIALNVGGYDHIKAIREESYKLLNERMGVDVKTRLTNKRRRMADEGICKSKRDKLTILDVIQDDKKLIEGYVAIIKEMAIKSGTS, from the coding sequence TTGAACAATTTAGTATCAAAACAAAACTTAACTTTAGACAGTAGAGAAGTAGCCAAAATGGTAGGAAAAGATCATAAAAATTTATTGAGAGATATTAATACCTATATTAGTCAGATGAAGCAAGCAAATGAGGACAGCTCAAAATTGAGCACTCCTATAAATCCCACAGATTATTTCATTGAAAGCCTTTATGTAAATTCACAGAATAAAACCCAACCATGTTACTTACTTACAAAGTTAGGATGTGAATTTGTAAGTAACAAATTGACGGGAGTAAAGGGGACAGCGTTTACAGCTATTTACACTAAAAAATTCAATGATATGGAAGCTTCAATTAATACTGGACTTGATACTTCACAACTTAGTCCAAGCCTACAGATGTTTAGCAAAATATTTGAATCTCTTGCTAACGCTGAACTAGGGCAAAAGAAATTACAGCAAGGTATTACAGAAGCTAAAAAGGAAGCATCTGAGGTAAAGAAAGAGGTACAAGGTATAAGAGATACTATTACATTAAGTTCTACTTCATGGAGAAAAGACACAACAGCACTTGTAAATAAGATAGCACTTAATGTTGGAGGATATGATCACATAAAGGCTATTAGAGAAGAAAGCTATAAACTACTTAATGAAAGAATGGGAGTTGATGTTAAAACAAGACTTACAAATAAACGTAGAAGAATGGCAGATGAAGGAATTTGTAAATCCAAAAGAGACAAGCTTACAATTCTTGATGTAATCCAAGATGATAAGAAACTTATTGAGGGTTATGTGGCAATTATTAAAGAAATGGCTATAAAGAGTGGCACATCATAG
- a CDS encoding helix-turn-helix domain-containing protein, producing the protein MITLFSREEAAKLLKISTRTLGRYKKAGLINPKVIGGKDLYTSEEINRFIESR; encoded by the coding sequence GTGATAACCCTTTTTTCAAGAGAAGAAGCTGCTAAACTTCTAAAAATATCAACTAGAACTCTTGGAAGGTATAAAAAAGCAGGATTAATAAATCCAAAAGTTATTGGAGGTAAAGATTTATATACTTCAGAAGAAATAAATAGATTTATTGAAAGTAGGTGA
- a CDS encoding helix-turn-helix domain-containing protein, protein MLGDKIKDLRKLKKITQQKLAKSIGLSQSSIGMIESNKQGASNETLVKLAKLFDVTVDYLLGTDEIENIGYIIKEEREYQGITQKELSDAVGINENELAKYENNEAPISQFLAKKIANFFDMSFPAFLNKYGLYGDIPSQFNGDADWYESFKKAAYYDANSNTTPNKVAESSDIYETINKDMSNVINIPIVGVVRAGKPILAQDNISGYLPTLKQFIDNDKDYFYLKVKGDSMNQEFKEGSLLLIEKTPCIENGQIGVVLIDGMEATVKKIVKNENMITLIPMSNNPEYVPKMYDIKKDEIQIIGVVKQATKIY, encoded by the coding sequence ATGTTAGGTGATAAAATAAAAGATTTGAGAAAATTAAAAAAGATAACCCAACAAAAATTGGCTAAAAGTATTGGATTAAGTCAATCTTCTATAGGAATGATAGAAAGTAACAAACAAGGTGCTAGTAATGAAACCTTAGTTAAACTTGCAAAACTTTTTGATGTTACTGTGGATTATCTTTTAGGTACAGATGAAATAGAGAATATAGGTTATATCATAAAAGAAGAAAGAGAGTATCAGGGCATCACTCAAAAAGAATTAAGTGATGCTGTTGGTATAAATGAAAATGAACTTGCTAAATATGAGAATAATGAGGCTCCAATTAGTCAATTTTTAGCCAAAAAAATAGCAAATTTTTTTGATATGTCATTTCCTGCTTTTCTTAATAAATATGGTCTATATGGTGACATACCCTCACAGTTTAATGGTGATGCTGATTGGTATGAGTCTTTTAAAAAAGCTGCATATTATGATGCAAATAGCAATACTACACCAAACAAGGTAGCAGAATCTTCAGATATTTATGAAACTATAAATAAAGATATGTCAAATGTAATTAATATTCCAATCGTAGGTGTAGTAAGGGCAGGGAAACCCATATTAGCGCAAGATAATATAAGTGGTTATTTACCTACTTTAAAACAATTTATTGATAATGACAAAGATTACTTTTATCTAAAAGTTAAAGGTGATTCCATGAATCAGGAATTTAAAGAAGGATCTTTATTATTAATTGAAAAAACACCATGCATTGAAAATGGTCAAATAGGTGTGGTTTTAATTGATGGTATGGAGGCTACAGTTAAAAAGATAGTTAAAAATGAGAATATGATTACTTTGATTCCAATGTCTAACAATCCTGAATATGTGCCAAAAATGTATGATATAAAAAAGGATGAAATTCAAATTATAGGAGTTGTAAAGCAAGCTACTAAAATTTATTAA
- a CDS encoding sigma-70 family RNA polymerase sigma factor, with the protein MINVEDYIPMVHKITHKQYMKFKYRYSYDDMFQAGCVGLMRAAKNFNESKGRKFSTYAYKYVEGHIINLARNDSWYVANRVRDRTKESYAPVSLDQLVGYQEDTPMVDLIMGDVSEYSNLDLRMALGKLPGTLKKIIEMRYFYDFTWREISKSINMPQSTLYKYKKEALETLRKEIMA; encoded by the coding sequence TTGATTAATGTAGAGGACTATATTCCAATGGTACACAAAATTACTCACAAACAATACATGAAGTTCAAATATAGATATAGCTATGATGATATGTTTCAGGCTGGTTGTGTAGGTTTAATGAGAGCTGCTAAAAATTTTAATGAATCTAAGGGCAGAAAATTTTCCACTTATGCTTATAAATACGTGGAAGGGCACATAATTAATCTTGCACGAAATGACAGTTGGTATGTTGCTAATAGGGTAAGAGACAGGACAAAAGAATCATATGCTCCGGTTTCACTTGATCAATTAGTGGGGTATCAAGAAGATACTCCAATGGTGGATTTAATAATGGGTGATGTATCAGAATATAGCAATTTGGATTTAAGGATGGCATTAGGAAAGCTACCTGGAACCTTAAAGAAAATTATAGAAATGAGATACTTTTATGATTTTACGTGGAGAGAAATTTCAAAATCTATAAATATGCCACAAAGTACACTTTACAAATATAAAAAAGAAGCACTTGAAACTCTAAGAAAGGAGATAATGGCATGA
- a CDS encoding helix-turn-helix transcriptional regulator gives MKITPIRLRRLNAGIETGEAINKLDISKSTFYKIEQGHLKPSRDLILKMSRLYDCSTDEIFKALKI, from the coding sequence ATGAAGATAACGCCTATAAGACTTAGAAGGTTAAACGCCGGAATTGAAACCGGAGAAGCTATAAATAAATTAGACATAAGCAAAAGTACTTTCTATAAAATTGAGCAAGGCCATTTAAAGCCTTCAAGAGATTTAATTCTAAAAATGAGTAGATTATATGACTGTTCTACTGATGAAATATTTAAGGCTTTAAAGATTTAA